GGATACTTTAGCCTTTACCCAGAAGTAACCTTGAGGTGAGCAGCTTTCAGTTTGAACATGACTCCAGACCTAGCATTAATTGTGAAATAAGCCTGCTTTGTGAAGATCCAGTTGGAGCCCTCTGAAGAACGCCCCCACTGCTGTAATATTTTCTAACATATTGCATCCTTGTTTTTCAGGTAGCTGACAGCCTGACTCAAATTGCAGAGTACATTTTGCACCCAGGAAAGCACTACTCAATAAGGAGGTAAGTAagccagcttccctggtagctcgggtgagccagagaaACACCCAGATAGAAGGATCTTACTGGTGCAAGTTGTAAATTTCTCATTAGAACTGGCAGCTGAACTCAGGATGGGGAAGATTATTGCTCAAAGTTGCAAAACTAAGTAGTAACTGCCCTACAAGTTTGAACTCTCTACCCACTTGCCCATTTGGGATTTTCCTCTACTGTTTATTTTTGTACCAGGGGTCTGAACCACACATACAAACATTTTCTGAGATGGAGGATGGATGGAGTGAAGTTTATTAGGAGTCCAAAGAGGGAACTCTTTCTCCCTATGCCTTTACAGATTCCCTACGTCACATGTTTTGAAAGTTATTTCATTAGCTAAATACTTTGTGCATGGAACAAAAAGTTCACTGAAAAAACTacatatgtataaaacagataaatgaaatgctatggtgatgatggtagttgggggtggggtgaagaAAGATACACAAACTCAACTGTGATGGTGCCTGAAGATGGGGGCAGCATGTTTGGGCCCAAAGGAGCCCAAAAAAGACTGGAAAGATTTCATTAGAGTTTAGTACCCTGTTGATTGCTAAAGTCCATCGAGGCCTCCAAATGGAATCAGAATGTAAGCAtagtagcttttattttttttttttttttttttttttttttttatgggatgcagcaaaaacagttatttttttttttttcttttttaatttttattattattatttttttttcccagtgggttttgtcatacattgatatgaatcagccatggatttacatgtattcccaatcccgatcccccctcccacctccctctccacccgattcctctgggtcttcccagtgcaccaggcccgagcacttgtctcgtgcatcccacctgggctggtgatctgtttcaccatagatagtatacatgctgttcttttcaaatatcccaccctcacattctcccacaaagttcaaaagtctgttctgtgtttctgtgtctgtttttctgttctgcatatagggttatcgttatcacctttctaaattccatatacatgtgtcagtatgctgtaatgttctttatctttctggcttacttcactctgtataatgggctccagtttcatccatctcattaggactggttcaaatgaattctttttaatggctgagtaatattccatggtgtatatgtaccacagcttccttatccattcatctgctgatgggcatctaggttgcttccatgtcctggctattataaacagtgctgcgatgaacattggggtgcacgtgtctctttcagatctggtttcctcagtgtgtatgcccagaagtgggattgctgggtcatatggcagttctatttccagttttttaagaaatctccacactgttttccatagcggctgtactagtttgcattcccaccaacagtgtaagagggttcccttttctccacaccctctccagcatttgttgcttgtagacttttggatagcagccatcctgactggcgtgtaatggtacctcattgtggttttgatttgcatttctctaataatgagtgatgttgagcatcttttcatgtgtttgttagccatctgtatgtcttctttggagaaatgtctgtttagttctttggcccatttttatctacctaaagaaacaaaggacctatacatagaaaactataaaacactgatgaaagaaatcaaagaggacacaaacagatggataaacataccgtgttcatggattggaagaattaatattgtcaaaatggctattctacccaaagcagtctatagattcaatgcaatccctatcaagctaccaacggtatttttcacagaactagaccaaagaatttcacaatttgtatggaaatacaaaaaacctcgaatagccaaagtaatcttgagaaacaagaatggaactggaggaatcaacctgcctgacttcagactctactacaaagccacagtcatcaagacagtatggtactggcacaaagacagaaatatagatcaatggaacagaatagaaagcccagagataaatccacgaacctatggacaccttatttttgacaaaggaggcaaggatatacattggaaaaaagacaacctctttaacaagtggtgctgggaaaactggtcaaccacttgtaaaagaatgaaactagaacactttctaacaccatacacaaaaataaactcaaaatggattaaagatctaaatgtaagaccagaaactataaaactcctagaggagaacataggcaaaacactctccgacataaatcaaagcaagatcctctatgacccacctcccagaatattggaaataaaagcaaaactaaacaaatgggacctaatgaaacttaaaagcttttgcacaacaaaggaaactataagtaaggtgaaaagacagccctcagattgggagaaaataatagcaaatgaagcaacagacaaaggattaatctcaaaaatatacaagcaactcctgcagctcaattccagaaaaataaatgacccaatcaaaaaatgggccaaagaactaaacagacatttctccaaagaaggcatagtAGCTTTTAGAAAAGTGTAATAAGGGTGGGAAGATTTTCCTTTAAGTTAAATttgctgttttttggttttgttttttttttttttttaggaaaaaggagaagaataaacTGTACATTTCACAAATAAATCTTAACCCTTTATGTATACCATCACTTATTTGATGCATCAGTGCCAAAACGTCTTCAGATGCTTTAGGGAGGGAAAACTAGAAGGGCCATCTCTGCTACCCTGATCGCCCCACTTTTGTAGACTTCTCTTCTTTCAGTCTGAATTGCTCTCAGTCCTTAATCTGGCTTTTCCTTAGTCTTCTGGCATTTTCCCTGGTCTAAAACCCCATTATTTGTCCCAAGAGGTCAAATCCCTGATACCGTATGTTTGGGAGCTATGAGTCATCCTGGGTAAGAAGTTTCAGACATGGTCAATGGACCAAACTCTCAAGGCCATCTCACATTCCTGCCTGGGTTCTCAAGATCCCTCCAAAGAAAGTAAAGTGTCCATAGACTGTAAATTCCATGTCTGCATGTGTCACATCCTTTCTGACCCTCAGAAATGAGGTCAGTACTTCCTATGTTGCAAGGTTGGGtaggattaaatgaaatcaagACTTTGTTATAGTCCTTGGCATAAATTATGCATTAAATAAATAACAGTTATTATCATATGAGTAAAGATGTAagcaggtgggggtgggaaggaagacGTGTGAAATGAGGtttaggaagagaagaaaagaagggagtgAAGAAAGATTTTTGCTGATGAGTTTCAATTATGAAATGCAAGAGGTCAGTCACTGTGCCCtagcaggagagagagaatgTCTGGAAGAGTAAATGAAGCTTTGGAATTAAGGCCAGGAAAAAATGGAACCTGAAAtccatttcttatctttttaaatgaatttagttGAAATCACTCattattttattcaacaaatgtttatttagagCAGACTAACTGAATCTACTGCATATCTAGGACTCTGACACTTTCCTGATCCTCTTCTCTTTCACAAATTATGGAACTAGTGACTATTTTGGTACTTAGGAATGCATCAtgggagaaaaacagacaaacatcCCTGCCTGTGCATAATATAAAATCTAAcaggaaaagataatttttaatgtaCTACATCCATATCCATATGTTAGAAAGTGTAAAGTATTATAGGGGAGCAAATTTCAACTTGATAGGGAGCACTTATAGGCAGGAGAAGGAAAGTTGCAGTATTTAATAGGGTGATAGGATAGTCAGATGCTGATTTACCTCCAGATGCACTTTCAGGCTTTAAGCTAAAAAGTGGATCttttataggttaaaaaaattCTATTCCCAGAGAATTACTCAGATCATTATCCCACCAAATGAGtaaactttctttctctttaggGATGGGATGTCTAAGAAACGATGAAAAACCTTAGCATTATTGATGAATTTGTGCTGCTGGGGTTGTCTACTGACCCAGATATCCAGACCATGCTCTTTGTTCTCTTCTTGGGAATTTACCTCCTGACCCTGATGGGGAACCTGATGATGATCCTGGTGATCAGAGCTGATCCTCACCTGCACacgcccatgtacttcttccttagTCATTTGTCTTTCCTAGACATATGCTACTCTTCAGTCACTGTGCCCAAGATGCTGCAGAATTTCCTGTCTCAGAAGAAAACCATTTCAGTGTGGGGATGTATTACCcagagtttctttttcattttttctggagccaCTGAGAGTTGCCTGCTCTCTGctatggcctatgaccgctatgctGCCATCTGTCACCCTCTGCTCTACACTGTGATCATGAATGGATCTCTGTGCACCGCTATGGTCAGTGCAGCATGGCTGATGGGGTTTCTGAGCTCACTAGTGAATAATCTTTGTACCCAGAACTTACAGTTCTGTGGTCCCAATATCATCTCCCACTTCAGTTGTGAACTGCCTTCACTCTTCCCTCTCTCCTGCAGTGATACCATGCCTAACACCATCCTGCTAGCTGGGTCCACTATTTTTCTAGGACTTATGACACTTCCCCCAATCCTCTTCTCTTACTCAAAAATTATTCTTGCCATTTTAAGTATCTCCTCCTCTAAAGGCCAAGacaaagccttctccacctgctcctcccacctcaccGTGGTGCTCTTGTTCTATGGGACGGCTCTATTCAGGTACATCAGCCCCTCTTCAGGATCAGTCCTGGAGCGAGTTGTCTCCATACAGTATGGTGTGATCACATCCTTGATAAACCCACTTATTTACAGCTTCAAGAACCAGGAGGTGAAGGTAGCTCTGCAGAGCATACTGAGGCAGCAAATATGTGTCTCAGGTAAGAAATGATAATAGGTCCTTTCTTCTAGAAGAGAAGCAATCTACAAGGGAAGATACATATATAAACAGAGCTCCTATAGaacttgaattttaatttaatttactaTACTTATTTCTTATTCAAAGTGAAATGACTTCCAAATAGTCAGAAAAATGAATGACTAAGCGTAAAGGTTCAGAGACATCAGCTCCTACCACGGCCTTGGAAATTAATCAGAAGGAGTGACTTCACTACAGTTGAGCAGGTAGAACAAGAACAATGACCTTGGCAAGAACAGAGGTCCCTGAGCCCGGGACTTTAGCTGTGGAGCTACACAAGGGAACCCATTAGTAGAAGGGCAAATAAGAAGTAACCTAGACACATTTAATGTTTCAGAATAAGATAGTTCATTACATTTCATTCACCTGACCTGGTGGCACCACTGGCATTAAAAGGTATATGTGCCTGCAAATAGCCAAAGAACAGTGAAAGCAAGGattaaacatattaaatatcTATGCAGGTGaatagcagatgaatggataaagaaaacacgGTACACGCATACAATGGAGTActatttagtttaaaaaagaaggaacgTCTGCAATGTGTGACAACAtacatgaaccttgaagacattttattaaatgaaaagagGCAGTCACAGACGAGAAAAACTGCTTAATTCTCTTTATATGAGGTGTCTTAGGaggtcaaactcatagaagcagaaagtAGGATGGTGGTTTCCAGGGCCTGGGGGAAGGGGAACTGGGAAATTACTGTCCAATAAGCATAGACTACCAGTCATGCAAGATAAAAAGCAGACCTGTTGCACTACAATGTACATATAGTTAACAGTACTATACatctaaaaaattaagaaagtaaaatatacaataaataagTAAGAATGAACATATTATTATACTAAATACAGGCAACCTCTTGCCTAAAGACATACATCATTCTAACACTATCATacttgatatatatacatatgaaagtcagataaaaaaaatcattagaagTAGcataatgtaaattaaaatgttgAGAGCATTATATTATTGAATATGAATCAACTAGGTTAGAACACTTCTTTATACCATACAcataaaaaaactcaaaatggcttaaagactcaAATACAAgctatgacaccataaaacttcaTATGAGAACttaagcaaaacattctctgacataaatgatACCATATTTTCTTAGGTTAATCTCttcaggcaaaagaaataaaagcaaaaatatacaaatgggacctaatcaaactttttgcacagcacaggaaatcataaacaaaacaaaaagacaacctgtgGAGtatgagaaattatttgcaaatgatcGACTAGCAAGTGCTCaacttccaaaacatacaaatatctcataaaacttaataaaaaaaaaaaccaattaaaaaatgggaagaagccctaaatagacgtttttccaaagaagacatacagatgtataacaggacatgaaaagatgctcaattttGCTAATtagaagagaaacacaaataaaaactttaccaagtatcacctcacactagtcagaatgatCATCATTAAATCAGTTCTGGAGATGTGAACAAAAGGAACCTTCCTATACTGTGGATAGGAGTGTAAACTGGTACGACGctacggaaaacagtatggaagttgcttataaaactgaaaataaagttaccatatgatccagtaatcccaatcttgggcatatatctggaaaagctGAAAATGCTAGTTCAAAAAATTAcgcacaccccagtgttcatagcagcactatttacaatagacaagacatggaagcaacgtaagtgtccatcaacaggtgaatgattAAAGATGTAGtgtatataaacaatggaatatgattcagccataaaagaagaatgacataatgccatttgcagaaatgtggatggacttggagggcatatgctatgtgaaaaaaatcagactgagaaagacaaatactatatggtaCCATTGTATGTGAAATGTAAAAAACATAACTAGTGAATAAACAAAGAAGCAGGctcacaaatatagaaaacaaaacagtggTTTCCAATGGggaaagaaaagggagaggggCAATATAGAAGTAGGGGATTAGGCGGTAGACACTATTTGGTAaataataagctacaaggatacacTGTACAACAAAGGGaatatcacaaatattttataactataaatggggtATAACCTTTAATGAATGTGAGTCACTATAttatacacctgtaacttatactttatatttcaataaaaacattcattaaaataaaacttaaaaaactaCTGACAATTCATTGTTAGTATGTTAGATATCAGCATATCGCCTATATTTTATCAAGTTATAGCTATCCATTTTAGTTGTAAAGGTATACTATCAAAATAGATATTGAATATCATAAAGTAGATTTTCACCATTTATTCATGTTAACATATATGTTCTTATTGGatgatttataaaaatttttaatactaAACAATTATTACATTAATGGGAAAACACATTCAGgaatattcttttcatattccaTTAAATTATTTGTATTGGGGAAGTGTTCACATGCGTACTTATTATTAAAAATGACTCTTATTTAGGTGTTAGTATGAAGATATTGCTATTCTACTCATTGTATGATGAAATTTTTTGTAATGTTGACTTTCACTTACTTCCTTTgcccaagacttttttttttttttgcccaagacttttaaaaatatgtatacgtTTGCCACCATCATTGTGCCTTTGGCCATATTTCATGCTGTTTCCATGGTTTTGCTGCCTTAATTTTGAAAGTTAACTTTGTAGCCTTACAAGATCATGATGGCTTTGTCTTCATTCTGGGTTATACCTCTTATCATTATAAAGTGTagcttttttttactttaatttttctttagaattcCATATTCTATaatgttaatatatataattatttggaAGTTGCTTATAAAACCAACTTCCAGGTTGGTTAATATATGGCAATTCAGAGAGGGCAAGGAACTACTTCCCATAGCATACCAAAGCATCTTTTACCATAAACCTCTTTCCACTGGCCACAAAATTCCATCTATCTGTCAACATTGGGTGGAGGTGGGTGTCATCTCCCATTAGGCATCAGCTGGGACCTTTGGCCACTTGCTCCCAAGAAGCCAATCCTTATTTCTACAATGATAGAGTGAGGAGTTGgagacaagatggcagagtaaaagGACTCGAGCTCACCTCTTCTTCCCAAAACACCAAAATCAAAACTACCTGGGCAAAAACATCAATAAAAAagactggaacctaccaaaagcaatattttaaatcCAAAGACAATGAAGACAgcatgggggacttccctggtgatccagtgcttAAGGCTTGAAAAGTAATTCAGACTAATGGTGGTAAAATTGAtccaaaatctcagaaaaagaatagagGCACAGACCAAAagatagaagaaatatttaacaaagagctaaaatatataaagaacaaacagagttgagcaataaaataactgaaataaaaaacacactagaaggaatcattAGCAGAATAAAGGGACAGGaaaatggataagtgagctggaagacataTTGGTGAAAATAACTGCCACaaacagattaaagaaaaaagaatgaaaagaaatgacgaTAGTTTGAGAGACCTCTAGAACATTAAACACATcaacattataggggtcccagtaggagaagagaaagaaaaagggcctgaaaatatttgaagataatagctgaaaaattccATAACatgggacaggaaaaggtcacCAAAGtctaggaagcacagagtcccaatcAGGATAAACCCAAAAACGAATATAAATATTAGTCAAAttgataaaaatataagaaagaaaatattaaaagcaacaagagaaaagcaacaaacaaCATCAAGGAAATCCCCATAAGGttaaactcttcaggccagaagagagtggtagaatatatttaaggtaataaaagagaaaaacctaaaacCATGAAAACTCCACCCACCAAGGCTCTTACTCAGATATGATGGAGAAATTAACAGATTTACATACAAGGAAAAGCTTATCAAATTTAGCAGCACTAAACCAGCTTTACCCCAAATGTCAAAAGAACTACTCTAGGCCAAAAAGGAAAGGGCacaactagaaataaaaaaatcacaaataggAAAGTTCACCTGTCAAGGTAAGCATACAGTAAAGATAGGAAATCATCTACACACAAATATGTACCAAAGTCAGGAACCATGAGAAGACAGTACAAATGCAGgatattgaaaatgtattttaaattaagagaccagcaacttaaaacaatcttGTATATACATAGTCTGGTATATCAAAACAatggaaaccacaaacaaaaaatcataatagatacacatacacaccaaaaaaaggggaggggggatTTAAACACAACACTATAGATAGTTATCAAATCACATgagaagagaacaaaaaaagaaggtaagaaaaaagacctgaaaaaaaaaaaaacaattacaagatggcaataagaacatgcatatttgtaactattttaaaagtaaatggaatAATTGCTCCTACCAAAAGAAATCAGTTGGATGAattgatacaaaaacaagatccatatattttgttttctacaaAAGACCAGTTCAGATGTAGAGACACGTATATACCTACATGTAAGACCACATACATAAAacacttaaaggaaaacataggcagaatacccTTTGACATACATTGCAGCAATCTTTTTGGATCCACCCcctaatgaaaataaacaaatgggattgaactgaacttaaaagcttttgcatagcaaaggaagccacaaataaaacaaaaagataacccacagatgggagaaaatatttgtaaatgaagcaaccaacaaggggttaatctgtaacacacacaaacagctcatgcagcacaatatcaaaaaaataaacatcccaatcaaaaaatgggaaggagatataaatagacatttcttctaaaaagacaaacagatgggcaaaaaaactcatgaaaagatgctcagcagtaataattattcagttcagttcagttcagtcgctcagtcgtgtccgactctttgtgaccccatgaatcgcagcaccccagggctccctggccatcaccaactcccggagtttactcagactcatgtctatcgagttggtgatgccatccagccatctcatcctctgtcatccccttctcctcctgcccccaatccctcccagcatcagggtcttttccaatgagtcaattctttgcatgaggtggccaaagtattggagtttcagcttcagcatcagtccttccaatgaacacccaggacttatctcctttaggatggactggttggatctccttgcagtccaagggactctcaagagtcttctccaacactacagttcaaaagcatcaattagaaaaatgtaaatcaaaactaccataaggtatcacctcacacccgtcAAAATGGCTTTCATCAAATAGACTACAATGTTGAAGAGTGGggaggaaaaggaaccctcctacactgttggcaggaatgtaaattggtataaccacaatggagaatagtatggaagttccttaacaaactaaaaatagaattaacatatgatccagcaatcccgatcctggacatatatctagagaaaaccataattcaaaaagatacatgcattccaatgttcactgcagtgctatttacaatagccaagatgtggaagcaacttaaatgcccACTGGTAAACaaatggctaaagaagatgtgatacagacacgtgtaccccaatgttcatcacagcactgcttccagaacatggaaggaacctagatgcccatcagcagatgaatggataagaaagctgtggtacatatacaccatggaatattactcagccattaaaaagaatacatttgaatcagttctaatgagatggatgaaactggagcccattatacagagtgaagtaatccagaaagataaacatcaatacagtttactaatgcatatatatggaatttagaaggtaacgataaccctatatgctagacagaaaaagagacacagatgtatagaacagacttttggactctatgggagaaggcgagggtgggatgatctgagagaatagcattgaaacatatatattattgagtgtgaaacagatcgccagtccaggttggatgcatgagacaagtgctcagggctggtacactgggatgacccagagggatggaatggggagggaggtgggaggggggttcaggatggggaacacatgtaaatccatggctgatttgtgtcaatatatggcaaaaaccactacaatattgtaaagtaattagcctctaacgaataaaaataaatttttaaaaaaatgaatgaaatgatgccatttgtagcaacttggatggacctagagattatcatattaagtgaggTAAATCggacagagaatgacaaatattatgtgatatgacttacttgtggaatctaaaaagatgatacaatgaagttatttagaaaacagaaacagactcacagacttagaaaataaacttatggttaccaaagaggaaaggtgggAGGGACACATAAATTAAGATTTGGGTAACATATATACaatcctatatataaaataatcaacaaagacctcctgtatagcacagggaactctactcaatagtcAGTAATAACCTGTATGAGACAAGAATCTaataaagaatagatatatgtatgtgtataactgaatcactttgctatacacctcaaactacataacattgtaaatcaatcatactccaattaaattaaattttaattaaattacaaGAACATTTTCACTAGttctttattttcagataatttcaccATATATATCTTTGTCTATCTATCACTGTAGTGTTAAAGTTtctgtagtattttgttataTGTAGATTATCTTTAAGCAACATATCATtagatttttgtttcttaattctgtacattttaattaggatatttaaaatattgtatttactaccacttttatttttacattcattATTTTACAGTCATAAATTAATGGGTTTACTTATTTTTGATGTCTTAATTGATAGTTTTGTTGTAAACTTCCTTTCTCTACTCTTATTTTTGCCATGAAAATAGGCATAAAAACCACTGTTTATTGAGTTATTAGGCAGCACTTTTCTGTATATTATAAAAAACATTATTAGGCAAACCTGAAGGTAGACATTcttttcataaatgaaaaaactgagggtTACTGAGAACATTAACTTCCCCTAGGTCACTTAGCCAGTGAGTGATAAAGAGCCAGGACTGAAAACTAGAATGTCTGTACTACAAAATACAAATTGGCCactacaaaatacaaaatacagtGGCCACtgtgtttctctctgtctctctcccattcaatgttttatcatctgcagtgaattaaaaaatatagatcGTGAGCTTCTCATTATAAAATGGTCTACTGAGAATATGATACAGTCTTTCTTTCATGAACCAAATGTTGGAAAATATCAAAGAGGAATTTTTATGTGAATTCATCTATTGTCAAACCAAAAGCATGATAACTTAGAGGGGCAGATTAAGAAGTTATTGAGAAACAGGAAGCCGATTTGATTATATTAAGGTGGAAAGAGTAACTAGAATATATTCAGGGTCCAGCAGGAACGAACCAAAACAAAAAGGTTAGGAGGGACAACTAGGAAGTTTCCCAAGTGTATGAGTAGAAGTCATGGGCAGGGA
The sequence above is drawn from the Dama dama isolate Ldn47 chromosome 3, ASM3311817v1, whole genome shotgun sequence genome and encodes:
- the LOC133043187 gene encoding olfactory receptor 8S1-like, which gives rise to MKNLSIIDEFVLLGLSTDPDIQTMLFVLFLGIYLLTLMGNLMMILVIRADPHLHTPMYFFLSHLSFLDICYSSVTVPKMLQNFLSQKKTISVWGCITQSFFFIFSGATESCLLSAMAYDRYAAICHPLLYTVIMNGSLCTAMVSAAWLMGFLSSLVNNLCTQNLQFCGPNIISHFSCELPSLFPLSCSDTMPNTILLAGSTIFLGLMTLPPILFSYSKIILAILSISSSKGQDKAFSTCSSHLTVVLLFYGTALFRYISPSSGSVLERVVSIQYGVITSLINPLIYSFKNQEVKVALQSILRQQICVSGKK